Proteins encoded in a region of the Bactrocera tryoni isolate S06 chromosome 4, CSIRO_BtryS06_freeze2, whole genome shotgun sequence genome:
- the LOC120773844 gene encoding histone deacetylase 4 isoform X2: MTSPENRILNHDIAREAGNDEHLHITSGTISLDYKPMQPNATDLDQQILELKKKQELQKQMLLHTFHEQTKELELRHKMQLEQKYQYAVHSHGAFQELREQRLSAAAAAAEEQQQRERRDREVIKRKENCSANASPEVKQILNNFLINRKQAASSNGITTTSPYRNRGVVKSSSGESLPAGSLTSAHPYKIPQPPSSFLKYESDFPLRKTASEPNLLKLRLKQSVIERKQRISGPAVLRRHERILQRRQQKQNSALTNCSSTPDSGPNSPPSSTLSAGVVGSRGSPTSAPIQEENEESGPYQPGQRSNINDLSLFSSPSMPNIPLGGPHLASHAHAQANVSNYNMLAALRQHVPTLAAPTYYSPLAIPFARHQPHPPPQPPSHAASIAVAAAGVMPPTPSPVVRSASATSTSSSQAPLASDVLPPIAHAASTLLPAGSAGAHNHNVLGSGTLHPVTPMVGVSPSMYGQPITDAQVAHAHLNKQGHRPLGRTQSAPLPLGHPMLTGTGQIGVGQTHYENSDAEQQAHMLVTQKIRQTLINRSSANREPQLKEEEDAAEVIDLTDKKKPPKTIITSIVPTSTSQNLPETTNVPLGACMPNTPSKLRDQEYLQQQRELLYRQALQMDDSIARGLIRPLSRTLSSPLVHMGPNGISQLPDTGQYAPPIITSSSADHIPPVNLTVPHRRRVLELSPTGMAASSAFSSLPAIQPAIAGTTGGKLINEFPTHKTTTGLAYDNLMQKHACTCGDNSVHPEHSGRLQSIWARLIETDLAKRCDRLRSRKATLEELQTVHTEAHTMLFASSSCQLNRQKLDSPPALGFVRLSCGGYGVDLDTTWNKDHTAAAARMAAGCVIDLAFKTAKGDIKNGFAVVRPPGHHAEANLAMGFCFFNSIAIAAKLLRQRVPEMKRVLIVDWDVHHGNGTQQAFYDSPDVLYLSIHRHDDGNFFPGTGGSTECGIGAGAGFNVNISWSGSLDPPLGDAEYIAAFRTIVMPIAKCFNPDIILVSAGFDAAAGHPPPLGGYLVSPACFGFMTRELMQLADGKVVLALEGGYDLPAICDSAQECVRALLGDPLSAIAESELNRPPCQNAIDTLQKTIAIQSQHWPCVRRLAHTVGLSALDALKIEHDESETITAMAGLSMQSMNRTLSRDDSEEPMDQDEAK, from the exons TATGCGGTGCATTCACATGGCGCTTTCCAGGAACTACGAGAACAAAGACTttccgccgccgccgccgccgcagAGGAGCAGCAGCAGCGCGAGCGGCGTGACCGTGAGGTAATTAAGCGAAAGGAAAACTGCAGTGCCAATGCCAGCCCCGAAGTCaagcaaattttaaat AACTTTCTAATTAACCGCAAACAGGCGGCCTCCTCCAATGGCATAACGACGACGTCACCTTACCGAAATAG AGGTGTAGTGAAAAGCTCGTCCGGCGAATCTTTGCCAGCCGGTTCGTTGACAAGTGCACATCCATATAAAATACCGCAACCGCCATCATCGTTTCTGAAATATGAATCTGACTTTCCACTTCGAAAAACAG CATCCgaaccaaatttgctgaagcTACGTCTAAAGCAAAGCGTCATTGAGCGCAAGCAGCGAATCAGCGGTCCAGCTGTGCTACGTCGGCATGAGCGCATACTGCAGCGAAGACAGCAGAAGCAAAATTCCGCTTTAACAA ATTGCAGCAGCACACCGGATTCGGGGCCCAACTCACCACCCTCATCCACGCTCTCCGCCGGTGTGGTGGGTAGTCGTGGTTCCCCGACTAGTGCACCGATCCAAGAGGAGAACGAAGAGAGCGGACCTTATCAGCCGGGCCAGCGTAGCAATATAAATGATCTCTCACTCTTCAGTTCACCATCCATGCCGAATATACCACTTGGCGGTCCACATTTGGCCAGTCATGCACATGCTCAAGCTAATGTCAGCAACTATAATATGCTTGCTGCACTGCGGCAACATGTACCCACATTGGCGGCACCCACATACTACAGTCCGTTGGCGATACCATTCGCACGCCATCAACCACACCCGCCGCCACAGCCGCCATCGCATGCCGCATCGATAGCGGTCGCTGCAGCTGGTGTTATGCCACCTACGCCATCGCCAGTTGTACGCTCGGCATCGGCAACGTCCACCTCATCGTCGCAAGCCCCCTTGGCCAGTGATGTTTTACCACCTATTGCGCATGCTGCTTCAACACTTTTACCAGCCGGCAGCGCTGGTGCACACAATCACAACGTGTTGGGCTCTGGTACATTGCATCCCGTCACACCAATGGTTGGTGTTTCGCCTTCGATGTATGGTCAGCCGATAACCGATGCCCAAGTGGCTCATGCCCACCTCAATAAGCAAGGACACCGTCCACTGGGACGTACTCAGTCAGCTCCGCTACCGTTGGGTCATCCAATGTTAACCGGCACGGGTCAGATTGGCGTAGGGCAGACGCATTATGAGAACAGTGAT GCGGAACAACAAGCGCATATGTTGGTTACACAAAAGATACGGCAAACACTGATCAATCGTAGTAGTGCCAATCGTGAACCCCAACTCAAGGAGGAAGAAGATGCGGCTGAAGTGATCGATTTGACGGACAAAAAGAAGCCACCAAAGACCATCATTACAAGTATTGTACCCACGAGTACTTCACAAAATCTGCCAGAGACCACCAATGTACCACTGGGCGCCTGCATGCCCAATACACCGAGTAAGTTGCGCGATCAGGAGTACCTGCAACAACAAAGGGAGCTGTTGTATAGACAAGCATTGCAG ATGGATGATTCAATCGCACGAGGCTTAATACGCCCACTGTCGCGTACGTTATCCAGTCCATTGGTGCATATGGGTCCTAATGGTATTAGTCAGCTGCCAGACACCGGGCAATATGCTCCACCTATCATAACTTCCTCATCAGCAGATCATATACCGCCAGTTAATCTCACAGTCCCTCATCGGCGTCGAGTGCTCGAGCTTTCGCCAACTGGGATGGCCGCATCGAGTGCATTCTCATCCTTACCTGCCATACAGCCGGCTATTGCTGGTACAACCGGTGGCAAACTGATAAATGAGTTTCCTACGCACAAAACTACCACTGGTCTCGCTTATGATAATCTGATGCAGAAACATGCCTGCACATGTGGTGACAATTCCGTACATCCGGAGCACAGTGGTCGTTTGCAAAGTATATGGGCGCGCCTAATTGAAACTGATCTGGCCAAACGTTGCGATCGTCTGCGTTCACGTAAAGCCACGCTAGAGGAGTTACAAACGGTACACACAGAAGCACACACAATGCTCTTCGCTTCGAGTTCGTGCCAATTGAATAGGCAAAAGTTGGATAGTCCGCCGGCGTTGGGCTTTGTACGCCTCTCCTGTGGTGGTTACGGTGTGGACTTGGATACCACTTGGAATAAGGATCATACTGCCGCCGCTGCACGCATGGCTGCGGGTTGTGTTATTGATTTGGCTTTTAAAACGGCCAAAGGCGACATTAAGAATGGTTTTGCGGTTGTACGTCCACCTGGCCACCATGCCGAAGCCAATTTGGCTATGGGTTTTTGCTTCTTTAATTCTATTGCGATTGCCGCCAAATTGCTGCGACAACGTGTGCCCGAAATGAAGCGTGTGCTAATCGTAGATTGG GATGTGCATCATGGCAATGGTACACAACAGGCATTCTACGATAGCCCCGATGTGCTGTACTTGTCCATACACAGGCACGACGATGGTAACTTTTTCCCCGGCACTGGTGGTTCCACTGAG TGCGGTATTGGCGCCGGCGCTGGTTTTAATGTAAACATTTCCTGGTCAGGTTCTCTGGATCCACCATTGGGCGATGCCGAATATATTGCTGCATTCCGTACAATTGTGATGCCGATCGCAAAATGTTTTAATCCAGATATTATTTTGGTGTCGGCTGGTTTCGACGCAGCTGCAGGTCATCCTCCACCTTTAGGCGGTTACTTAGTATCACCGGCTTGTTTTGGGTTCATGACGCGTGAACTAATGCAATTGGCCGATGGCAAAGTGGTGTTGGCGCTAGAGGGTGGCTACGACCTACCCGCTATTTGTGATTCTGCGCAGGAGTGCGTACGCGCGCTGCTTGGCGATCCATTATCGGCGATCGCAGAAAGTGAGCTGAATAGGCCGCCTTGTCAGAATGCGATAGACACCCTGCAGAAAACGATTGCCATACAG TCACAACATTGGCCATGTGTACGCCGTTTAGCCCATACCGTCGGTCTATCTGCCCTTGATGCATTGAAAATTGAACATGACGAATCGGAAACAATTACGGCTATGGCGGGACTCTCGATGCAATCGATGAACAG AACTTTATCACGTGATGACTCTGAGGAGCCAATGGATCAAGATGAagccaaataa
- the LOC120773844 gene encoding histone deacetylase 4 isoform X5, whose protein sequence is MTSPENRILNHDIAREAGNDEHLHITSGTISLDYKPMQPNATDLDQQILELKKKQELQKQMLLHTFHEQTKELELRHKMQLEQKYQYAVHSHGAFQELREQRLSAAAAAAEEQQQRERRDREVIKRKENCSANASPEVKQILNNFLINRKQAASSNGITTTSPYRNSRGVVKSSSGESLPAGSLTSAHPYKIPQPPSSFLKYESDFPLRKTDCSSTPDSGPNSPPSSTLSAGVVGSRGSPTSAPIQEENEESGPYQPGQRSNINDLSLFSSPSMPNIPLGGPHLASHAHAQANVSNYNMLAALRQHVPTLAAPTYYSPLAIPFARHQPHPPPQPPSHAASIAVAAAGVMPPTPSPVVRSASATSTSSSQAPLASDVLPPIAHAASTLLPAGSAGAHNHNVLGSGTLHPVTPMVGVSPSMYGQPITDAQVAHAHLNKQGHRPLGRTQSAPLPLGHPMLTGTGQIGVGQTHYENSDAEQQAHMLVTQKIRQTLINRSSANREPQLKEEEDAAEVIDLTDKKKPPKTIITSIVPTSTSQNLPETTNVPLGACMPNTPSKLRDQEYLQQQRELLYRQALQMDDSIARGLIRPLSRTLSSPLVHMGPNGISQLPDTGQYAPPIITSSSADHIPPVNLTVPHRRRVLELSPTGMAASSAFSSLPAIQPAIAGTTGGKLINEFPTHKTTTGLAYDNLMQKHACTCGDNSVHPEHSGRLQSIWARLIETDLAKRCDRLRSRKATLEELQTVHTEAHTMLFASSSCQLNRQKLDSPPALGFVRLSCGGYGVDLDTTWNKDHTAAAARMAAGCVIDLAFKTAKGDIKNGFAVVRPPGHHAEANLAMGFCFFNSIAIAAKLLRQRVPEMKRVLIVDWDVHHGNGTQQAFYDSPDVLYLSIHRHDDGNFFPGTGGSTECGIGAGAGFNVNISWSGSLDPPLGDAEYIAAFRTIVMPIAKCFNPDIILVSAGFDAAAGHPPPLGGYLVSPACFGFMTRELMQLADGKVVLALEGGYDLPAICDSAQECVRALLGDPLSAIAESELNRPPCQNAIDTLQKTIAIQSQHWPCVRRLAHTVGLSALDALKIEHDESETITAMAGLSMQSMNRTLSRDDSEEPMDQDEAK, encoded by the exons TATGCGGTGCATTCACATGGCGCTTTCCAGGAACTACGAGAACAAAGACTttccgccgccgccgccgccgcagAGGAGCAGCAGCAGCGCGAGCGGCGTGACCGTGAGGTAATTAAGCGAAAGGAAAACTGCAGTGCCAATGCCAGCCCCGAAGTCaagcaaattttaaat AACTTTCTAATTAACCGCAAACAGGCGGCCTCCTCCAATGGCATAACGACGACGTCACCTTACCGAAATAG TAGAGGTGTAGTGAAAAGCTCGTCCGGCGAATCTTTGCCAGCCGGTTCGTTGACAAGTGCACATCCATATAAAATACCGCAACCGCCATCATCGTTTCTGAAATATGAATCTGACTTTCCACTTCGAAAAACAG ATTGCAGCAGCACACCGGATTCGGGGCCCAACTCACCACCCTCATCCACGCTCTCCGCCGGTGTGGTGGGTAGTCGTGGTTCCCCGACTAGTGCACCGATCCAAGAGGAGAACGAAGAGAGCGGACCTTATCAGCCGGGCCAGCGTAGCAATATAAATGATCTCTCACTCTTCAGTTCACCATCCATGCCGAATATACCACTTGGCGGTCCACATTTGGCCAGTCATGCACATGCTCAAGCTAATGTCAGCAACTATAATATGCTTGCTGCACTGCGGCAACATGTACCCACATTGGCGGCACCCACATACTACAGTCCGTTGGCGATACCATTCGCACGCCATCAACCACACCCGCCGCCACAGCCGCCATCGCATGCCGCATCGATAGCGGTCGCTGCAGCTGGTGTTATGCCACCTACGCCATCGCCAGTTGTACGCTCGGCATCGGCAACGTCCACCTCATCGTCGCAAGCCCCCTTGGCCAGTGATGTTTTACCACCTATTGCGCATGCTGCTTCAACACTTTTACCAGCCGGCAGCGCTGGTGCACACAATCACAACGTGTTGGGCTCTGGTACATTGCATCCCGTCACACCAATGGTTGGTGTTTCGCCTTCGATGTATGGTCAGCCGATAACCGATGCCCAAGTGGCTCATGCCCACCTCAATAAGCAAGGACACCGTCCACTGGGACGTACTCAGTCAGCTCCGCTACCGTTGGGTCATCCAATGTTAACCGGCACGGGTCAGATTGGCGTAGGGCAGACGCATTATGAGAACAGTGAT GCGGAACAACAAGCGCATATGTTGGTTACACAAAAGATACGGCAAACACTGATCAATCGTAGTAGTGCCAATCGTGAACCCCAACTCAAGGAGGAAGAAGATGCGGCTGAAGTGATCGATTTGACGGACAAAAAGAAGCCACCAAAGACCATCATTACAAGTATTGTACCCACGAGTACTTCACAAAATCTGCCAGAGACCACCAATGTACCACTGGGCGCCTGCATGCCCAATACACCGAGTAAGTTGCGCGATCAGGAGTACCTGCAACAACAAAGGGAGCTGTTGTATAGACAAGCATTGCAG ATGGATGATTCAATCGCACGAGGCTTAATACGCCCACTGTCGCGTACGTTATCCAGTCCATTGGTGCATATGGGTCCTAATGGTATTAGTCAGCTGCCAGACACCGGGCAATATGCTCCACCTATCATAACTTCCTCATCAGCAGATCATATACCGCCAGTTAATCTCACAGTCCCTCATCGGCGTCGAGTGCTCGAGCTTTCGCCAACTGGGATGGCCGCATCGAGTGCATTCTCATCCTTACCTGCCATACAGCCGGCTATTGCTGGTACAACCGGTGGCAAACTGATAAATGAGTTTCCTACGCACAAAACTACCACTGGTCTCGCTTATGATAATCTGATGCAGAAACATGCCTGCACATGTGGTGACAATTCCGTACATCCGGAGCACAGTGGTCGTTTGCAAAGTATATGGGCGCGCCTAATTGAAACTGATCTGGCCAAACGTTGCGATCGTCTGCGTTCACGTAAAGCCACGCTAGAGGAGTTACAAACGGTACACACAGAAGCACACACAATGCTCTTCGCTTCGAGTTCGTGCCAATTGAATAGGCAAAAGTTGGATAGTCCGCCGGCGTTGGGCTTTGTACGCCTCTCCTGTGGTGGTTACGGTGTGGACTTGGATACCACTTGGAATAAGGATCATACTGCCGCCGCTGCACGCATGGCTGCGGGTTGTGTTATTGATTTGGCTTTTAAAACGGCCAAAGGCGACATTAAGAATGGTTTTGCGGTTGTACGTCCACCTGGCCACCATGCCGAAGCCAATTTGGCTATGGGTTTTTGCTTCTTTAATTCTATTGCGATTGCCGCCAAATTGCTGCGACAACGTGTGCCCGAAATGAAGCGTGTGCTAATCGTAGATTGG GATGTGCATCATGGCAATGGTACACAACAGGCATTCTACGATAGCCCCGATGTGCTGTACTTGTCCATACACAGGCACGACGATGGTAACTTTTTCCCCGGCACTGGTGGTTCCACTGAG TGCGGTATTGGCGCCGGCGCTGGTTTTAATGTAAACATTTCCTGGTCAGGTTCTCTGGATCCACCATTGGGCGATGCCGAATATATTGCTGCATTCCGTACAATTGTGATGCCGATCGCAAAATGTTTTAATCCAGATATTATTTTGGTGTCGGCTGGTTTCGACGCAGCTGCAGGTCATCCTCCACCTTTAGGCGGTTACTTAGTATCACCGGCTTGTTTTGGGTTCATGACGCGTGAACTAATGCAATTGGCCGATGGCAAAGTGGTGTTGGCGCTAGAGGGTGGCTACGACCTACCCGCTATTTGTGATTCTGCGCAGGAGTGCGTACGCGCGCTGCTTGGCGATCCATTATCGGCGATCGCAGAAAGTGAGCTGAATAGGCCGCCTTGTCAGAATGCGATAGACACCCTGCAGAAAACGATTGCCATACAG TCACAACATTGGCCATGTGTACGCCGTTTAGCCCATACCGTCGGTCTATCTGCCCTTGATGCATTGAAAATTGAACATGACGAATCGGAAACAATTACGGCTATGGCGGGACTCTCGATGCAATCGATGAACAG AACTTTATCACGTGATGACTCTGAGGAGCCAATGGATCAAGATGAagccaaataa
- the LOC120773844 gene encoding histone deacetylase 4 isoform X6 produces MTSPENRILNHDIAREAGNDEHLHITSGTISLDYKPMQPNATDLDQQILELKKKQELQKQMLLHTFHEQTKELELRHKMQLEQKYQYAVHSHGAFQELREQRLSAAAAAAEEQQQRERRDREVIKRKENCSANASPEVKQILNNFLINRKQAASSNGITTTSPYRNRGVVKSSSGESLPAGSLTSAHPYKIPQPPSSFLKYESDFPLRKTDCSSTPDSGPNSPPSSTLSAGVVGSRGSPTSAPIQEENEESGPYQPGQRSNINDLSLFSSPSMPNIPLGGPHLASHAHAQANVSNYNMLAALRQHVPTLAAPTYYSPLAIPFARHQPHPPPQPPSHAASIAVAAAGVMPPTPSPVVRSASATSTSSSQAPLASDVLPPIAHAASTLLPAGSAGAHNHNVLGSGTLHPVTPMVGVSPSMYGQPITDAQVAHAHLNKQGHRPLGRTQSAPLPLGHPMLTGTGQIGVGQTHYENSDAEQQAHMLVTQKIRQTLINRSSANREPQLKEEEDAAEVIDLTDKKKPPKTIITSIVPTSTSQNLPETTNVPLGACMPNTPSKLRDQEYLQQQRELLYRQALQMDDSIARGLIRPLSRTLSSPLVHMGPNGISQLPDTGQYAPPIITSSSADHIPPVNLTVPHRRRVLELSPTGMAASSAFSSLPAIQPAIAGTTGGKLINEFPTHKTTTGLAYDNLMQKHACTCGDNSVHPEHSGRLQSIWARLIETDLAKRCDRLRSRKATLEELQTVHTEAHTMLFASSSCQLNRQKLDSPPALGFVRLSCGGYGVDLDTTWNKDHTAAAARMAAGCVIDLAFKTAKGDIKNGFAVVRPPGHHAEANLAMGFCFFNSIAIAAKLLRQRVPEMKRVLIVDWDVHHGNGTQQAFYDSPDVLYLSIHRHDDGNFFPGTGGSTECGIGAGAGFNVNISWSGSLDPPLGDAEYIAAFRTIVMPIAKCFNPDIILVSAGFDAAAGHPPPLGGYLVSPACFGFMTRELMQLADGKVVLALEGGYDLPAICDSAQECVRALLGDPLSAIAESELNRPPCQNAIDTLQKTIAIQSQHWPCVRRLAHTVGLSALDALKIEHDESETITAMAGLSMQSMNRTLSRDDSEEPMDQDEAK; encoded by the exons TATGCGGTGCATTCACATGGCGCTTTCCAGGAACTACGAGAACAAAGACTttccgccgccgccgccgccgcagAGGAGCAGCAGCAGCGCGAGCGGCGTGACCGTGAGGTAATTAAGCGAAAGGAAAACTGCAGTGCCAATGCCAGCCCCGAAGTCaagcaaattttaaat AACTTTCTAATTAACCGCAAACAGGCGGCCTCCTCCAATGGCATAACGACGACGTCACCTTACCGAAATAG AGGTGTAGTGAAAAGCTCGTCCGGCGAATCTTTGCCAGCCGGTTCGTTGACAAGTGCACATCCATATAAAATACCGCAACCGCCATCATCGTTTCTGAAATATGAATCTGACTTTCCACTTCGAAAAACAG ATTGCAGCAGCACACCGGATTCGGGGCCCAACTCACCACCCTCATCCACGCTCTCCGCCGGTGTGGTGGGTAGTCGTGGTTCCCCGACTAGTGCACCGATCCAAGAGGAGAACGAAGAGAGCGGACCTTATCAGCCGGGCCAGCGTAGCAATATAAATGATCTCTCACTCTTCAGTTCACCATCCATGCCGAATATACCACTTGGCGGTCCACATTTGGCCAGTCATGCACATGCTCAAGCTAATGTCAGCAACTATAATATGCTTGCTGCACTGCGGCAACATGTACCCACATTGGCGGCACCCACATACTACAGTCCGTTGGCGATACCATTCGCACGCCATCAACCACACCCGCCGCCACAGCCGCCATCGCATGCCGCATCGATAGCGGTCGCTGCAGCTGGTGTTATGCCACCTACGCCATCGCCAGTTGTACGCTCGGCATCGGCAACGTCCACCTCATCGTCGCAAGCCCCCTTGGCCAGTGATGTTTTACCACCTATTGCGCATGCTGCTTCAACACTTTTACCAGCCGGCAGCGCTGGTGCACACAATCACAACGTGTTGGGCTCTGGTACATTGCATCCCGTCACACCAATGGTTGGTGTTTCGCCTTCGATGTATGGTCAGCCGATAACCGATGCCCAAGTGGCTCATGCCCACCTCAATAAGCAAGGACACCGTCCACTGGGACGTACTCAGTCAGCTCCGCTACCGTTGGGTCATCCAATGTTAACCGGCACGGGTCAGATTGGCGTAGGGCAGACGCATTATGAGAACAGTGAT GCGGAACAACAAGCGCATATGTTGGTTACACAAAAGATACGGCAAACACTGATCAATCGTAGTAGTGCCAATCGTGAACCCCAACTCAAGGAGGAAGAAGATGCGGCTGAAGTGATCGATTTGACGGACAAAAAGAAGCCACCAAAGACCATCATTACAAGTATTGTACCCACGAGTACTTCACAAAATCTGCCAGAGACCACCAATGTACCACTGGGCGCCTGCATGCCCAATACACCGAGTAAGTTGCGCGATCAGGAGTACCTGCAACAACAAAGGGAGCTGTTGTATAGACAAGCATTGCAG ATGGATGATTCAATCGCACGAGGCTTAATACGCCCACTGTCGCGTACGTTATCCAGTCCATTGGTGCATATGGGTCCTAATGGTATTAGTCAGCTGCCAGACACCGGGCAATATGCTCCACCTATCATAACTTCCTCATCAGCAGATCATATACCGCCAGTTAATCTCACAGTCCCTCATCGGCGTCGAGTGCTCGAGCTTTCGCCAACTGGGATGGCCGCATCGAGTGCATTCTCATCCTTACCTGCCATACAGCCGGCTATTGCTGGTACAACCGGTGGCAAACTGATAAATGAGTTTCCTACGCACAAAACTACCACTGGTCTCGCTTATGATAATCTGATGCAGAAACATGCCTGCACATGTGGTGACAATTCCGTACATCCGGAGCACAGTGGTCGTTTGCAAAGTATATGGGCGCGCCTAATTGAAACTGATCTGGCCAAACGTTGCGATCGTCTGCGTTCACGTAAAGCCACGCTAGAGGAGTTACAAACGGTACACACAGAAGCACACACAATGCTCTTCGCTTCGAGTTCGTGCCAATTGAATAGGCAAAAGTTGGATAGTCCGCCGGCGTTGGGCTTTGTACGCCTCTCCTGTGGTGGTTACGGTGTGGACTTGGATACCACTTGGAATAAGGATCATACTGCCGCCGCTGCACGCATGGCTGCGGGTTGTGTTATTGATTTGGCTTTTAAAACGGCCAAAGGCGACATTAAGAATGGTTTTGCGGTTGTACGTCCACCTGGCCACCATGCCGAAGCCAATTTGGCTATGGGTTTTTGCTTCTTTAATTCTATTGCGATTGCCGCCAAATTGCTGCGACAACGTGTGCCCGAAATGAAGCGTGTGCTAATCGTAGATTGG GATGTGCATCATGGCAATGGTACACAACAGGCATTCTACGATAGCCCCGATGTGCTGTACTTGTCCATACACAGGCACGACGATGGTAACTTTTTCCCCGGCACTGGTGGTTCCACTGAG TGCGGTATTGGCGCCGGCGCTGGTTTTAATGTAAACATTTCCTGGTCAGGTTCTCTGGATCCACCATTGGGCGATGCCGAATATATTGCTGCATTCCGTACAATTGTGATGCCGATCGCAAAATGTTTTAATCCAGATATTATTTTGGTGTCGGCTGGTTTCGACGCAGCTGCAGGTCATCCTCCACCTTTAGGCGGTTACTTAGTATCACCGGCTTGTTTTGGGTTCATGACGCGTGAACTAATGCAATTGGCCGATGGCAAAGTGGTGTTGGCGCTAGAGGGTGGCTACGACCTACCCGCTATTTGTGATTCTGCGCAGGAGTGCGTACGCGCGCTGCTTGGCGATCCATTATCGGCGATCGCAGAAAGTGAGCTGAATAGGCCGCCTTGTCAGAATGCGATAGACACCCTGCAGAAAACGATTGCCATACAG TCACAACATTGGCCATGTGTACGCCGTTTAGCCCATACCGTCGGTCTATCTGCCCTTGATGCATTGAAAATTGAACATGACGAATCGGAAACAATTACGGCTATGGCGGGACTCTCGATGCAATCGATGAACAG AACTTTATCACGTGATGACTCTGAGGAGCCAATGGATCAAGATGAagccaaataa